The Chryseolinea soli genome contains a region encoding:
- a CDS encoding carbohydrate porin yields MMNVSASGKPVSLIRKRTYFLGIILSAMIFSLPAQVPVTTNKHFAIGSYGRVGIARGDQIQYPRPLNLNGMGSIGGRMEEIDYFELATALRFAPVSGTSDTTNITIQARFAFYTTQGQIIGNVTSKSYGGITTALPELFAEAKNIRGSPWSVWIGARFFRGDDIHIIDHFYFDDHSSQGFGVQYKHTQFSIMFPGAVDTTSTLPPYFYLNIVNGTPVLGLRNRSVYILEQILPVKNGYLKFLAEYHRLAAGTASDTATNFNYPADHGYVLGGKYKQNLSTRLPGSFYDVSIRFGTGIANGGDGGGSKTFLTYGGPNLETQRFKKAWSIAITQSILWNVSTRYSVNAYCIFTKSKGASDSLNTTSDYRGRPVFNRKTDFAIGARGTWYVKDWFHLLHELDFSSRKDGTQDPAQMVKFSIAPTLVPNGKRDVWSRPHFRLVYSLARYNQFATDHLYSPYLAQAGSKRWGHYFGVKTEWWLW; encoded by the coding sequence ATGATGAACGTCAGTGCATCCGGCAAACCAGTAAGTCTTATCAGGAAGCGGACTTATTTCCTGGGCATTATTTTATCAGCCATGATCTTTTCCCTCCCGGCACAAGTCCCCGTAACGACGAACAAACACTTTGCCATTGGAAGTTATGGTAGAGTAGGTATCGCCCGAGGGGATCAAATTCAGTATCCGCGGCCACTCAATCTGAATGGGATGGGGTCTATTGGCGGGCGTATGGAGGAAATAGATTACTTTGAATTAGCCACGGCACTTCGGTTTGCCCCCGTAAGCGGAACTTCCGATACGACCAACATCACCATACAAGCGCGCTTTGCTTTTTACACGACACAAGGCCAAATCATCGGCAACGTTACGAGCAAATCCTACGGCGGCATCACGACGGCTCTGCCCGAACTTTTTGCCGAAGCCAAAAACATTCGGGGAAGTCCCTGGAGTGTTTGGATAGGGGCGCGTTTTTTTCGTGGCGACGACATTCATATCATCGATCATTTTTATTTTGATGATCATAGTTCGCAAGGGTTTGGGGTGCAGTATAAGCATACACAGTTTTCTATTATGTTCCCGGGCGCCGTGGATACCACCTCGACATTGCCTCCTTACTTTTATCTGAACATCGTCAACGGCACACCCGTGCTGGGACTGCGCAATCGATCGGTGTATATTTTGGAACAGATCCTTCCCGTGAAAAACGGTTATCTCAAGTTTTTAGCAGAGTATCACCGGCTGGCTGCGGGCACTGCATCGGACACCGCTACGAACTTTAACTATCCCGCTGATCACGGATATGTGTTAGGGGGTAAATACAAACAAAATCTATCGACGCGTTTGCCGGGTTCCTTTTATGATGTAAGTATCCGTTTCGGCACCGGCATAGCCAATGGTGGCGACGGCGGAGGAAGTAAAACTTTCCTTACCTACGGTGGACCTAACCTGGAGACACAGCGTTTTAAAAAAGCATGGTCGATCGCCATCACCCAAAGTATTTTGTGGAACGTCAGCACCCGGTATTCTGTAAATGCCTATTGTATTTTCACAAAGAGTAAAGGCGCCAGCGATAGCCTTAATACAACATCGGATTACCGCGGGAGACCCGTGTTTAATCGAAAAACTGATTTCGCTATAGGGGCCCGCGGTACCTGGTACGTGAAAGACTGGTTCCACTTACTACACGAACTGGACTTCTCCTCCAGAAAGGATGGGACACAGGATCCGGCGCAGATGGTCAAATTTAGTATCGCGCCTACGCTCGTTCCGAATGGTAAACGCGATGTCTGGAGCCGCCCTCATTTCAGACTTGTTTACAGCCTGGCGCGTTACAATCAATTTGCGACCGATCATCTGTACTCGCCCTATCTGGCACAAGCCGGCAGCAAACGGTGGGGACACTATTTCGGTGTGAAAACGGAGTGGTGGCTATGGTAA
- a CDS encoding YceI family protein, with translation MSSFRRNLLTVILMVAGYCGYIAGCTHDDEVLSSQGPNIERGEEKVSLESTNTSFDKAHSNVQWASSYLGATSLLTGRFDNFGFYIFNFDESNAAGINFSAWVWLNSVNTSEPGRDEGCLLDTYGTDGTLTTEDENLAIITSKKVELSTTDKGYNVTADLVFHGVTKEVTCKMNFDGKTLSGANNVYGFSLQFQFLAKTDFLIVSSNVGDNADVKCNAVFRVTN, from the coding sequence ATGAGTTCATTTAGACGGAACCTTCTGACAGTCATTTTAATGGTGGCTGGCTACTGTGGCTACATTGCCGGGTGTACCCACGACGACGAGGTGTTATCCAGCCAGGGCCCCAACATCGAACGCGGCGAAGAAAAAGTTTCGCTTGAAAGTACCAATACCTCATTCGACAAGGCACATTCCAATGTGCAGTGGGCATCTTCCTATCTCGGCGCCACTTCGTTGTTGACAGGTCGTTTCGACAATTTTGGTTTCTACATTTTTAATTTTGACGAATCCAATGCAGCGGGAATCAATTTTTCAGCCTGGGTATGGTTGAACTCAGTGAACACCAGTGAGCCCGGGCGTGATGAGGGATGTTTGTTGGACACCTACGGAACAGACGGCACCCTGACCACCGAAGATGAAAACCTCGCGATCATCACCAGCAAGAAAGTGGAGTTGAGCACCACCGACAAAGGCTACAACGTCACGGCAGATCTAGTTTTCCACGGTGTTACAAAAGAAGTGACCTGCAAAATGAATTTTGATGGCAAAACACTGTCGGGTGCGAATAATGTATATGGATTCAGTCTTCAATTTCAATTCCTGGCCAAAACGGATTTCCTGATCGTTTCCAGCAATGTTGGCGACAACGCCGATGTGAAATGTAACGCCGTATTCAGGGTTACTAACTGA
- a CDS encoding DUF5777 family beta-barrel protein, with protein MKILASLSLALIMLLGRPVYSQDSVATAPAKAKPVKNTFAGIWLIDNQSVMVPIKGTFEFDILHRFGVVKNGYEDLFGLFASSNIRLGFNYSPIDRLYVGFGLTKYKMLWDVNAKYAIFQQMSEGWPVSITYYGNAAIDTRSEEFFIHFSDRLSYFNQLIIARKFSPKFSAQIAPSLSHTNVVNGYYSAPGEVSPERKHNHFAVAISGRYKLTETLSLLANYDQPITKHKSGNPHPNLSFGLDVTTSSHSFQIFFGNYYFLSPQQNNMYNTNDYKNGEYLIGFNITRLWNF; from the coding sequence ATGAAAATCCTGGCTTCGCTATCGCTGGCGCTGATCATGTTGTTGGGTAGGCCTGTTTATAGTCAGGACTCCGTCGCCACCGCCCCAGCCAAAGCAAAGCCGGTTAAAAATACATTCGCGGGCATATGGCTCATCGACAATCAAAGCGTGATGGTTCCCATTAAAGGAACTTTTGAATTTGACATCCTGCACCGGTTTGGAGTTGTTAAAAACGGCTATGAAGATCTTTTTGGTCTGTTCGCGTCTTCAAACATCCGTCTCGGCTTCAACTATAGTCCGATCGACCGTTTATACGTTGGCTTTGGTTTGACGAAATATAAAATGTTATGGGATGTCAATGCCAAATACGCAATCTTTCAACAAATGAGCGAGGGCTGGCCAGTGAGTATTACCTACTACGGAAACGCTGCCATCGATACCCGCTCTGAAGAGTTTTTCATCCATTTTTCGGATCGACTATCTTATTTCAATCAACTGATCATTGCCCGGAAGTTCAGCCCGAAATTTTCAGCCCAAATTGCTCCCAGCCTCTCCCACACCAACGTAGTGAACGGCTATTATAGCGCGCCGGGCGAAGTAAGTCCCGAGAGAAAGCACAATCACTTTGCCGTGGCCATCTCCGGAAGGTATAAACTGACCGAAACCCTCTCGCTATTGGCAAATTATGATCAGCCGATCACGAAACACAAGTCCGGGAACCCTCATCCCAACCTTTCATTCGGCTTGGACGTGACCACGAGCTCGCACTCCTTCCAAATCTTTTTTGGAAACTATTACTTCCTGTCGCCCCAACAAAACAACATGTATAACACCAACGACTATAAAAATGGAGAATATCTTATTGGATTCAACATTACAAGACTTTGGAATTTCTGA
- a CDS encoding c-type cytochrome, with amino-acid sequence MKLRLPNLCYLLPSVVLVFGFTTPIVQEPWVAPDKVAKMANPVKADAESLDTGKSLWVTHCQSCHGKKGKGDGNKAAQLKTPVGDFTTADFQKQSDGSIFYKTSEGRSDMPSFKKKIPDADELWSLVNYIRTLK; translated from the coding sequence ATGAAATTAAGACTTCCCAATCTATGTTACCTGCTCCCCAGCGTGGTTTTAGTTTTTGGATTTACCACGCCCATTGTTCAAGAACCATGGGTAGCGCCCGACAAAGTTGCCAAAATGGCTAACCCGGTGAAAGCCGATGCCGAATCGCTGGACACGGGCAAATCGCTGTGGGTGACCCACTGCCAGTCGTGCCACGGCAAAAAAGGAAAAGGTGATGGAAATAAAGCTGCGCAGTTGAAAACTCCGGTCGGTGATTTTACTACGGCAGATTTCCAAAAGCAATCAGACGGCTCTATCTTCTACAAGACCAGTGAGGGAAGATCGGATATGCCCAGTTTCAAAAAGAAGATTCCGGATGCGGACGAGCTCTGGAGCCTGGTCAACTACATACGGACATTGAAATAG
- a CDS encoding 4Fe-4S dicluster domain-containing protein, producing the protein MDDTVTSRRNFIATGLAAAAGCANCSCGKNHTHEAQDIQPTGEKVKLLSVDGEVIEVDRAFLKPVPDLPKVSNDVERQGIAGKKFVMVIDLSRCKNVGACKEACNHAHSLHPDHNWIKIDAMQDAEESAPYWQPTTCMHCDNPPCVKVCPVDATFKRQDGIVLIDSDRCIGCRFCMAACPYSTRVFNWGDPQVPEPLASQPYSCESSTPQKIGTVGKCDFCPDMARKGELPHCVSACPNGVFFFGDMNEDSVTNGAETFRFSELVRDKAGYRLMEDLGTKPSVYYLPPVNRNFPFEPANENKAQPGLT; encoded by the coding sequence GTGGACGACACCGTGACCAGTAGAAGAAACTTTATCGCCACCGGCCTGGCCGCCGCCGCTGGATGCGCAAATTGTTCCTGTGGGAAAAATCACACGCATGAAGCGCAGGACATTCAACCGACCGGAGAGAAAGTAAAATTACTCTCCGTAGATGGCGAAGTGATCGAGGTGGACCGGGCCTTTCTGAAACCTGTCCCGGATCTTCCAAAAGTCAGCAACGACGTCGAACGCCAGGGCATTGCGGGAAAGAAATTTGTGATGGTCATCGATTTGTCCAGGTGCAAGAACGTTGGTGCGTGCAAAGAAGCCTGTAATCATGCGCACAGTCTTCATCCGGATCACAACTGGATCAAGATCGACGCCATGCAGGATGCGGAAGAAAGTGCCCCCTACTGGCAACCCACCACCTGTATGCACTGCGACAACCCGCCGTGCGTAAAAGTTTGCCCGGTAGATGCCACCTTTAAACGACAGGACGGAATTGTATTGATCGATAGCGACCGCTGTATCGGCTGTCGTTTTTGTATGGCCGCGTGCCCTTATTCAACACGTGTTTTCAATTGGGGGGATCCCCAGGTTCCTGAACCCCTGGCCAGTCAGCCGTATTCCTGTGAGTCGAGCACACCCCAAAAAATTGGAACGGTTGGAAAATGTGACTTCTGTCCCGATATGGCGAGAAAGGGCGAACTACCACATTGCGTGTCCGCTTGTCCCAACGGTGTCTTTTTCTTTGGCGACATGAATGAAGACAGCGTCACCAACGGAGCGGAAACATTTCGGTTTAGCGAGTTGGTGCGAGACAAGGCTGGCTATCGGCTCATGGAGGACCTGGGGACCAAACCCAGTGTATACTATCTGCCTCCTGTGAACCGGAATTTCCCCTTTGAACCGGCCAACGAAAATAAAGCACAACCAGGGCTGACTTGA
- the nrfD gene encoding NrfD/PsrC family molybdoenzyme membrane anchor subunit: MTPLFPSTSDKIIADLYPTKFGNAGRVWTFVLLVICAIGVYGYYRQLRYGLEVTAMRDYVSWGIYISNFVFFVAISLVGSLITAVLRLSNAKWSTPLTRIAEIIAVSAIVFASIIIIVDMGRPERFMNIFLHMRIQSPIIWDVVVISTYFVVSLLLLYLPLLPDLQILNSHQKKNSGFQNWLYRFLGSFWKGTQEQLNICNRSIYILCVTIIPVAFTIHTVTSWLFATTFRPGWDSTNFGAYFISGAFLVGGGAVLVAMYLFRRYYRLEQYITADLFDKMGKIVVMLAFLYLYFNVNEYLVPAFKMKKPEETHLHELFAGKYALLFWFAILVGMIFPLIILLFRKGRQPFAAFLAGTMVVVGAWFKRYLIVTPTLLHPFLPITDVPDSYRHYFPSWEEWAITMGSLAGTLLIITFFARLFPIIPIHETVTERSENHESP; the protein is encoded by the coding sequence ATGACGCCATTATTCCCCTCTACTTCTGACAAAATCATTGCCGATCTTTACCCTACGAAATTCGGAAATGCCGGTCGGGTCTGGACATTCGTATTACTGGTCATCTGCGCGATCGGGGTTTATGGATATTACCGGCAACTTCGTTATGGCCTGGAAGTAACGGCCATGAGAGACTACGTATCCTGGGGCATTTACATTTCCAACTTTGTATTTTTTGTTGCCATCAGTCTTGTCGGATCGCTGATCACCGCAGTCCTGAGGCTCTCAAATGCCAAGTGGAGCACACCCCTAACGAGGATTGCAGAAATTATAGCGGTTTCAGCCATTGTGTTTGCTTCCATCATCATTATCGTGGATATGGGGCGACCAGAAAGGTTCATGAATATCTTCTTACACATGCGCATCCAGTCTCCTATTATTTGGGACGTCGTGGTGATCTCAACTTATTTTGTCGTCAGCCTGCTTTTATTGTACCTGCCGCTCCTCCCAGACCTGCAGATCCTCAACAGCCATCAGAAAAAAAATTCAGGTTTCCAGAACTGGCTCTACCGGTTTTTGGGATCGTTCTGGAAAGGAACCCAGGAGCAGCTCAACATCTGCAACCGCTCGATCTATATTCTTTGTGTTACCATCATCCCCGTGGCGTTCACGATCCATACCGTTACTTCCTGGCTTTTTGCCACTACGTTCCGGCCGGGGTGGGACAGCACAAACTTCGGGGCATACTTCATATCGGGCGCATTCCTGGTGGGCGGTGGGGCTGTGTTGGTGGCGATGTATCTTTTCCGGAGATACTATCGACTCGAGCAGTATATCACTGCGGATCTCTTTGACAAAATGGGAAAGATCGTGGTCATGCTGGCCTTCCTTTATTTGTATTTTAATGTCAACGAATATCTCGTGCCGGCATTTAAAATGAAGAAGCCGGAGGAAACTCACCTCCATGAGTTGTTCGCGGGAAAGTATGCGCTGCTTTTTTGGTTTGCGATCCTGGTGGGAATGATTTTTCCGCTGATCATCCTGCTGTTCCGAAAAGGCAGGCAACCTTTCGCCGCTTTTTTGGCCGGAACAATGGTCGTTGTCGGAGCCTGGTTCAAGCGCTACCTTATCGTAACGCCAACCCTCCTTCATCCCTTTCTTCCCATTACGGATGTTCCTGACTCGTATCGCCATTACTTTCCCTCCTGGGAAGAATGGGCCATAACGATGGGATCGCTTGCCGGCACCCTGTTGATCATCACTTTTTTTGCAAGACTGTTCCCGATCATCCCCATTCACGAAACGGTAACCGAAAGAAGCGAGAACCATGAAAGCCCTTAG
- a CDS encoding YybH family protein encodes MKQKIIDSILLSCLIALLIACQPKKEEPAAEPALDKEQIKKEIQAKENQFAELYNAGEVRNIGYYADDATSFSQNKPPLVGKTAIVEFLKAGIDASSRGNKISFVTNEVFVSADGNQVVEIGYYKLTDSTSVAINTGNYMVLFEKRKGEYVVVRDMSASDMPLD; translated from the coding sequence ATGAAACAAAAGATAATCGATTCGATCCTTTTATCCTGTTTGATAGCTTTACTGATAGCCTGCCAGCCCAAGAAGGAAGAACCCGCGGCGGAACCTGCCCTTGATAAGGAGCAAATAAAAAAGGAGATCCAAGCCAAGGAAAATCAATTTGCGGAATTGTATAATGCCGGGGAAGTGCGGAACATTGGTTACTATGCGGACGATGCAACATCCTTTTCACAAAACAAACCCCCTTTAGTGGGCAAGACGGCCATTGTAGAATTTTTGAAAGCGGGCATAGACGCTTCTTCCAGGGGCAATAAGATTTCATTTGTTACCAATGAAGTTTTTGTCTCTGCAGATGGGAATCAGGTTGTTGAAATTGGTTATTACAAATTGACGGACTCCACGAGTGTTGCTATCAACACGGGAAACTATATGGTCTTATTTGAAAAAAGAAAGGGAGAATACGTCGTCGTAAGAGACATGAGCGCTTCGGATATGCCACTTGATTAA
- a CDS encoding flavohemoglobin expression-modulating QEGLA motif protein — MDTKKIETLDVALMRASKKIKVLQALQWPLGAEEKFLETWHRGNPTLPEITLERHDYDDSISTLEDIESRCDLDDPVEKFLAETAQSYGYAARMLSAVGTPDFTTYATKIYGRPDTVYKLQGMSAVDGANFFLEVTDALLGNVNLPPTPTDISADDFAGWLKAEVDEFFDKDTVEVVVDKRLSSKALAGASRIRVRGSALFSQLDKDQLLFHEAYVHTATVLNGQKQANLKSLSLGAPRTTRTQEGLAVMAELMTNAMDINRLRRIALRVLAVKQALDGANFIEVFKFFLDAGQSEEESVRSAQRIFRGGDMKGGIVFTKDAVYLQGLIEVHTFMRVAIRDNRPDLIRNLFAGRLTMGDALRLAPHFESGWLYPPTYLPVWASDLRRLAATMAYSAFVSHIKLERVYLERAIEFEEELKATQPAPSR; from the coding sequence ATGGACACAAAAAAAATTGAAACCCTCGATGTCGCCCTGATGCGGGCGTCAAAAAAGATAAAGGTGCTTCAGGCCTTGCAGTGGCCGCTGGGCGCTGAAGAGAAATTCCTGGAGACCTGGCACAGGGGCAATCCCACGTTACCGGAGATAACATTGGAGCGACATGATTACGATGACAGCATTTCAACCCTGGAAGACATTGAAAGCCGCTGTGATCTGGATGATCCCGTGGAAAAATTCCTGGCCGAAACAGCACAAAGTTATGGCTACGCCGCGCGCATGCTCAGCGCCGTCGGCACACCCGATTTCACCACCTACGCCACCAAGATCTATGGCCGCCCCGACACCGTCTACAAACTCCAAGGCATGAGTGCGGTAGACGGCGCCAATTTTTTTCTGGAAGTGACCGACGCCCTTCTCGGCAATGTCAATCTCCCGCCAACACCCACCGACATCTCAGCCGACGATTTTGCCGGCTGGTTGAAAGCCGAAGTGGACGAGTTCTTTGACAAGGACACGGTAGAGGTTGTCGTAGACAAACGCCTGTCGTCAAAAGCGCTTGCCGGTGCCAGCCGGATACGCGTTCGGGGCAGCGCGCTATTCTCGCAACTGGACAAAGACCAGCTTCTTTTTCATGAGGCCTATGTTCACACCGCCACCGTGCTCAACGGCCAGAAGCAAGCCAACCTCAAATCCCTGAGCCTCGGCGCCCCGCGCACGACCCGCACACAGGAAGGTCTCGCCGTGATGGCCGAGCTCATGACCAATGCCATGGACATCAACCGCCTCCGCCGCATAGCCCTTCGCGTACTGGCCGTGAAGCAGGCGTTGGATGGAGCGAACTTTATAGAGGTCTTTAAATTCTTTTTGGATGCCGGTCAATCCGAAGAAGAGTCGGTGCGATCGGCACAACGGATATTCCGCGGCGGAGACATGAAAGGTGGCATTGTTTTTACAAAAGACGCCGTCTACTTACAGGGGCTGATCGAAGTCCACACGTTCATGCGCGTAGCCATTCGCGACAACCGTCCGGACCTTATCCGGAATCTGTTCGCGGGAAGACTCACCATGGGCGATGCCTTGCGCCTGGCACCCCACTTTGAAAGTGGGTGGCTTTACCCTCCCACCTATCTGCCCGTCTGGGCATCCGACCTCCGGAGACTGGCGGCTACCATGGCATACTCCGCATTCGTATCGCACATCAAGCTGGAGAGAGTCTATCTGGAGCGCGCCATCGAGTTTGAAGAAGAACTGAAAGCAACACAGCCCGCGCCGAGCCGATAA
- a CDS encoding DUF3575 domain-containing protein, translated as MKQIIITILCLIAVGRVDAQNPSPQRKNTIKIDLTSRFLYRNAFILSYERITKPNQSLVLSAGYQEFPKVTTFAQNVGVKDDLKKNGFKFGMDYRFYLKKENKYDAPHGVYIGPYFTYHHFGNERIIEVDNDGTIEQADLDTKFSILNVGIQLGYQFVIHNRWTIDLAFVGPSVSHYKYTLNIGGDYTFNKDDIENEIILDLLDRFPFLDDAISNKEATSSGKLDTWSFGYRYQFTVGYHFGRKK; from the coding sequence ATGAAACAAATCATCATCACCATCCTATGCCTGATCGCGGTTGGCCGTGTTGACGCCCAAAACCCTTCGCCCCAGCGGAAAAATACCATTAAGATAGACCTCACGTCGCGCTTCCTCTACAGAAATGCCTTCATCCTCAGCTATGAGCGGATCACAAAACCAAACCAATCACTGGTGCTCTCCGCCGGCTACCAGGAGTTTCCAAAAGTGACAACCTTCGCACAGAATGTTGGCGTAAAAGATGACCTAAAAAAGAACGGTTTTAAGTTCGGCATGGACTACCGTTTTTATTTAAAAAAAGAAAACAAATATGATGCGCCGCACGGCGTATACATCGGGCCCTATTTTACCTATCACCATTTTGGCAACGAACGGATCATTGAAGTCGACAACGATGGAACAATCGAACAAGCCGACCTGGACACAAAGTTTTCCATCCTGAACGTCGGCATACAATTGGGTTATCAATTCGTCATTCATAACCGGTGGACAATCGATCTCGCCTTTGTGGGTCCGTCGGTCTCTCATTATAAATACACGCTCAACATTGGTGGCGACTACACCTTTAACAAGGACGACATCGAGAACGAAATCATCCTCGACCTGCTGGATCGCTTTCCATTTCTCGACGACGCCATTTCCAACAAGGAAGCCACATCCTCGGGCAAATTAGACACCTGGTCGTTTGGCTATCGCTATCAATTTACCGTTGGCTATCATTTCGGAAGAAAGAAATAG